In the Gymnodinialimonas sp. 202GB13-11 genome, one interval contains:
- a CDS encoding DUF4389 domain-containing protein, which translates to MSRNDDESLDGRMNGEQPLAEKDSLIQRLLYMIIIAFMLSFASTILTAVTVIQFIVMLASKGEPNERLADFGTDLGIWIAKAARYQVAASEVKPWPWTDLD; encoded by the coding sequence ATGTCCCGGAACGACGATGAAAGCCTCGACGGTCGCATGAACGGTGAGCAACCCTTGGCCGAGAAAGACAGCCTCATCCAGCGGCTGCTCTACATGATCATCATCGCCTTCATGCTAAGCTTCGCCAGCACAATTCTGACCGCCGTGACCGTGATCCAGTTCATCGTCATGCTGGCGTCCAAGGGCGAGCCAAACGAACGGCTGGCCGATTTCGGCACCGATCTGGGCATCTGGATCGCAAAGGCCGCGCGCTACCAAGTGGCCGCGTCCGAGGTGAAGCCCTGGCCGTGGACGGATCTGGACTAA
- a CDS encoding CDGSH iron-sulfur domain-containing protein, producing the protein MSDAPKIAQLAPYAVDVEAGKNYFWCSCGESSNQPFCDGSHKGSDFTPVKYTAEKDGKAFFCGCKATGNPPLCDGSHSKL; encoded by the coding sequence ATGTCCGACGCCCCAAAGATCGCGCAACTCGCCCCCTATGCCGTCGATGTCGAAGCCGGAAAAAACTACTTCTGGTGCTCCTGCGGGGAGTCGTCGAACCAGCCGTTCTGCGATGGCTCCCATAAGGGCAGCGATTTCACACCCGTTAAGTACACGGCGGAAAAGGACGGCAAAGCCTTCTTCTGCGGCTGCAAGGCCACGGGCAACCCACCGCTTTGCGACGGATCGCACAGCAAACTCTGA
- a CDS encoding dipeptidase translates to MRTFGKWLGRGLLLVVLALVAFLTFAPGYVEAERNGINWQGPYPVSDEARALHDTLIIGDWHADSLLWNRDLTERGDRGHVDVPRLLEGNVAFQVFTAVTKSPAGQNYHENTGDGTDSITLLAMGQMWPVRTWTSLVERALYQAERLYGFAEASDGALRVITDEAGLEALLADRAAGEAVVGGMLGIEGAHALEGDMANLDRLEEAGFRLIGLHHFFDNEVGTSLHGVGDGGLTDFGREVVAEVVARGMVLDLAHSSEAVAREVVELTDIPLVVSHTGLRSVCDAHRNFPDNLMRQIVQNGMDQGGGVIGIGYWADVTCDDSPEGVARVIMAAIDVLGVDHVSLGSDYDGSVTVGFDTSELAALTDALLRAGATEDEVRAVMGGNLMRVLRARLN, encoded by the coding sequence ATGCGGACTTTCGGGAAATGGTTGGGGCGCGGATTGCTGTTGGTGGTTTTGGCCTTGGTAGCCTTCCTGACCTTCGCGCCGGGCTATGTTGAGGCCGAGCGCAACGGGATCAACTGGCAAGGCCCCTACCCCGTCTCGGATGAGGCACGCGCATTACATGACACATTGATTATCGGCGATTGGCATGCCGACAGCCTGTTGTGGAACCGTGACCTGACTGAGCGCGGAGATCGGGGGCATGTGGACGTGCCGCGCCTGCTGGAAGGCAATGTGGCGTTTCAGGTGTTCACGGCGGTCACAAAAAGCCCAGCGGGGCAGAATTACCATGAAAATACAGGCGATGGGACGGACAGCATCACGCTGCTGGCTATGGGGCAGATGTGGCCAGTGCGCACGTGGACCAGCCTTGTGGAACGCGCGCTCTATCAGGCGGAGCGGTTGTATGGATTTGCCGAGGCCTCGGACGGGGCGTTGCGTGTAATCACGGATGAAGCGGGGCTGGAGGCTTTGCTGGCGGATCGCGCGGCAGGTGAGGCGGTTGTCGGCGGCATGCTGGGGATCGAAGGGGCGCACGCGCTGGAAGGGGATATGGCGAACCTCGACCGGTTGGAGGAGGCGGGCTTTCGCCTGATCGGGTTGCACCACTTTTTTGACAACGAGGTCGGCACGTCACTCCATGGCGTCGGCGACGGCGGGCTGACGGATTTTGGCCGCGAGGTCGTGGCCGAAGTGGTCGCGCGTGGCATGGTGCTGGACCTTGCCCATTCGTCGGAGGCGGTGGCGCGGGAAGTGGTCGAGTTGACCGATATTCCGCTGGTGGTGAGCCATACCGGCCTGCGGTCGGTCTGCGACGCGCACCGGAATTTCCCCGACAACCTGATGCGTCAGATCGTGCAGAACGGCATGGATCAGGGCGGCGGCGTCATCGGGATCGGCTATTGGGCCGATGTGACTTGCGATGACAGCCCCGAAGGCGTGGCGCGGGTGATCATGGCGGCGATTGACGTGCTTGGCGTCGATCACGTGTCGCTGGGGTCGGACTACGACGGCTCAGTCACCGTGGGCTTTGACACGTCGGAATTGGCCGCTTTGACCGACGCGCTTCTGCGCGCCGGGGCCACAGAAGATGAGGTGCGCGCCGTGATGGGCGGGAACCTGATGCGGGTACTGAGGGCGCGGCTGAATTAA
- a CDS encoding DksA/TraR family C4-type zinc finger protein: protein MAGGWAKDGAVSEQIEASISDELARMRARKGPQGESLTHCADCEETIPEARRKAIPGVKLCIECATDRDARPEARGGINRRGSKDSQLK, encoded by the coding sequence ATGGCAGGCGGATGGGCAAAAGACGGCGCGGTCAGCGAACAGATCGAAGCCTCGATCTCCGATGAACTGGCCCGGATGCGTGCTCGCAAAGGCCCGCAAGGCGAAAGCCTGACCCATTGTGCCGATTGCGAAGAGACGATCCCCGAGGCGCGGCGCAAAGCTATCCCGGGTGTAAAGCTCTGCATTGAATGCGCGACTGATCGTGATGCGAGGCCAGAGGCACGCGGCGGCATCAATCGGCGCGGATCAAAAGACTCTCAGCTCAAATAG
- a CDS encoding M28 family metallopeptidase codes for MMDRRMVLAGAAALAARPGWAQGDPIAALVDQVSQEVLVNTVYGLTSFPTRFTDHPQFPVVEEWVHDVMALQGDVTRFGFQMPSGKTRHNFILGDASDTRGVILIGAHYDSASEDSMNNAPGANDNATGMAAMLEAYRILSGAGLNKSVVAMAFAGEEQGFYGSAAIAEFARAEGWPIEMMINLDMLGWRPPNPAMPMIVEYDMGNAVAGNDAASASFGQMMAEVAADYTTLNTSHTDIWASDYMPFEATGFPAMGLYDGGVDDPRYGTSRDIPDVLDFGRLQQATRMVIAGVARYCGLSEPI; via the coding sequence ATGATGGATCGGCGGATGGTTTTGGCGGGGGCGGCTGCGTTGGCCGCTCGGCCCGGGTGGGCGCAGGGCGATCCGATTGCGGCTTTGGTCGATCAGGTCTCCCAAGAGGTGTTGGTCAATACGGTCTACGGGCTGACCTCCTTTCCGACCCGCTTCACGGACCATCCTCAGTTTCCTGTGGTGGAAGAATGGGTGCACGACGTGATGGCGCTGCAGGGCGACGTAACGCGCTTTGGCTTCCAGATGCCGTCGGGCAAAACGCGGCACAATTTCATTCTGGGCGACGCCAGTGACACGCGGGGCGTGATCCTGATCGGGGCGCATTATGACAGTGCCTCTGAGGATTCGATGAACAACGCGCCGGGCGCGAACGACAATGCGACGGGCATGGCCGCGATGCTGGAGGCCTATCGCATCCTGTCAGGTGCGGGGCTGAACAAGAGCGTCGTGGCGATGGCTTTCGCAGGCGAGGAACAGGGGTTCTATGGCTCCGCCGCGATTGCGGAATTCGCGCGGGCCGAAGGGTGGCCCATCGAGATGATGATCAACCTCGACATGTTGGGGTGGCGGCCACCGAACCCGGCGATGCCGATGATTGTGGAATACGACATGGGCAATGCCGTGGCGGGCAACGATGCGGCCTCGGCGTCGTTTGGGCAGATGATGGCGGAGGTTGCGGCGGACTATACGACGCTGAACACGTCGCACACCGACATCTGGGCCAGTGACTACATGCCGTTTGAGGCGACGGGCTTCCCCGCGATGGGGCTCTATGACGGGGGCGTAGACGACCCGCGATATGGGACGAGCCGGGATATTCCGGATGTGCTCGACTTCGGCCGGTTGCAGCAGGCCACGCGCATGGTGATTGCGGGGGTGGCCCGCTATTGCGGGCTTTCAGAGCCTATTTGA
- a CDS encoding GNAT family N-acetyltransferase — protein sequence MSLKVTLARLGPEDQARFSGVRVLPEQEVFSGTPAEAFAEDPARFDLHGVVADGAPVGLFKIDRAYHYDIPVCAEGALGLRAFMIGAAHQGRGIATAAVRAMKAHLAAEYPDRPCVDLTVNHVNKVAIACYLKGGFVDTGEDWLEGRAGPQDLLRMVLR from the coding sequence GTGAGCCTGAAGGTTACTCTGGCCCGGCTTGGGCCGGAGGATCAGGCGCGGTTTTCTGGCGTTCGGGTTTTGCCGGAGCAGGAAGTGTTTTCCGGCACGCCGGCGGAGGCCTTTGCGGAGGATCCCGCGCGGTTTGATCTGCATGGGGTCGTCGCAGATGGCGCGCCGGTTGGGTTGTTCAAGATCGACCGGGCGTACCACTACGATATTCCCGTTTGTGCCGAGGGCGCATTGGGCCTGCGGGCGTTCATGATCGGGGCCGCGCATCAGGGGCGCGGGATTGCGACGGCGGCGGTCCGGGCGATGAAGGCGCATTTGGCAGCGGAGTATCCGGACCGGCCTTGTGTGGATTTGACCGTGAACCATGTGAACAAGGTGGCCATTGCGTGCTACCTGAAGGGTGGTTTTGTCGATACAGGCGAGGATTGGCTGGAAGGCCGCGCGGGGCCGCAGGATTTGCTGAGGATGGTTTTGCGATGA
- a CDS encoding M3 family oligoendopeptidase, whose amino-acid sequence MRLTFPAPVLDAATEAGGMPLGDLPEWDLSDLYAGQDAAELKRDLDWLEEACRSFAEDYEGKLADLDAPGLLECTLRYEKIDVIAGRIMSFAGLRYYQKTTDGERAKFMSDMQDKITAFTTPLVFFSLEFNRIEDAHYDAMMAESAELGRYKPVFDRMRAMKPYQLSDELEKFLHDKSVVGASAWNKLFDEQIAGLSFDVDGEAMGIEATLNLLTDSDRQRREAGAKALAAKFGETAPLFARVHNTLAKEKEIHDRWRGLPSPQMGRHLSNHVEPEVVEALRNAVVAAYPRLSHRYYKLKAKWMGLETLEVWDRNAPLPMEEDRLVGWDEARRVVSEAYAAFDPRMEELARPFFTDGWIDAGVKEGKAPGAFAHPTVVDVHPYVMLNYLGKPRDVMTLAHELGHGVHQRLAAGQGEMLSSTPLTLAETASVFGEMLTFRKMLSEAKDDAARKVMLAGKVEDMINTVVRQIAFYDFECKLHDARRAGELTVDDINALWMSVQGESLGPVFNFMDGYETFWAYIPHFVHSPFYVYAYAFGDGLVNALYAVYAEGAEGFEEKYFDMLKAGGSKHHKELLAPFGLDASDPAFWDKGLSMIEGFIDELEAME is encoded by the coding sequence ATGCGCCTGACTTTCCCTGCACCCGTTCTTGATGCTGCAACCGAAGCCGGGGGGATGCCGTTGGGGGATTTGCCGGAATGGGATCTGAGCGATCTCTATGCCGGGCAGGATGCCGCCGAGTTGAAGCGGGATCTGGATTGGTTGGAAGAGGCGTGCCGATCCTTTGCGGAGGACTATGAGGGCAAGCTGGCGGATCTGGACGCTCCAGGCTTGCTTGAGTGTACGTTGCGCTATGAGAAGATTGACGTGATCGCGGGGCGGATCATGTCGTTTGCTGGCCTGCGCTATTACCAGAAGACCACTGACGGCGAGCGTGCCAAGTTCATGTCGGACATGCAGGACAAGATCACGGCGTTTACCACGCCGCTGGTGTTTTTCTCCTTGGAATTCAACCGGATCGAGGATGCGCATTACGACGCGATGATGGCGGAGAGTGCCGAGTTGGGTCGCTACAAGCCGGTGTTCGACCGGATGCGGGCGATGAAGCCTTACCAGCTGTCGGACGAGTTGGAGAAGTTCCTGCACGACAAGTCGGTTGTGGGGGCCTCGGCCTGGAACAAGCTGTTTGATGAGCAGATTGCGGGGCTGTCCTTTGATGTGGATGGCGAAGCGATGGGGATCGAGGCGACACTGAACCTGTTGACCGACAGCGATCGACAGCGGCGGGAAGCAGGCGCGAAGGCGCTTGCGGCGAAGTTTGGTGAGACCGCTCCTTTGTTTGCACGGGTGCACAACACGCTGGCCAAGGAGAAGGAAATCCATGACCGGTGGCGCGGGCTGCCCTCACCTCAGATGGGGCGGCACCTGTCAAACCATGTGGAACCGGAGGTGGTCGAGGCGCTCCGCAATGCAGTTGTGGCCGCCTATCCGCGCCTGAGCCACCGCTATTACAAGCTGAAGGCCAAATGGATGGGGCTGGAGACGCTGGAGGTCTGGGACCGCAACGCGCCCTTGCCGATGGAAGAGGACCGGCTGGTCGGCTGGGACGAGGCGCGGCGCGTCGTGTCAGAGGCTTATGCCGCGTTTGACCCACGGATGGAGGAACTAGCGCGGCCGTTCTTCACTGATGGCTGGATTGATGCGGGCGTGAAGGAGGGCAAAGCGCCCGGCGCATTTGCGCATCCGACGGTTGTGGATGTGCATCCGTATGTGATGCTGAACTACCTCGGCAAACCACGCGATGTGATGACATTGGCCCATGAATTAGGTCATGGCGTTCACCAGCGCTTGGCGGCGGGTCAGGGTGAGATGCTGTCGTCTACGCCGCTGACCCTGGCTGAGACGGCGTCGGTATTTGGCGAGATGCTGACCTTCCGCAAGATGCTGTCGGAGGCCAAGGATGATGCCGCGCGCAAGGTGATGCTGGCGGGCAAGGTCGAGGACATGATCAACACGGTCGTGCGCCAGATCGCGTTCTACGATTTCGAATGCAAGTTGCATGACGCACGGCGCGCGGGTGAGTTGACGGTCGATGACATCAACGCGCTGTGGATGTCGGTGCAGGGCGAGAGCCTCGGCCCGGTGTTCAACTTCATGGACGGGTATGAGACCTTCTGGGCCTATATCCCGCATTTCGTGCACTCGCCCTTTTACGTCTACGCCTATGCGTTTGGTGATGGCCTCGTGAATGCCCTCTACGCGGTCTATGCCGAGGGGGCCGAGGGCTTTGAGGAGAAGTATTTCGACATGCTCAAGGCGGGTGGATCGAAGCACCATAAGGAGCTTCTCGCGCCGTTCGGGCTGGATGCCAGCGACCCAGCGTTCTGGGACAAAGGGCTGAGCATGATCGAAGGGTTTATCGACGAATTGGAAGCGATGGAGTGA
- a CDS encoding AAA+ family ATPase — MKHAIAVSLTAGALALATPAAAQDDSDLSEGLGLLGEGAQMILEGLMEEMRPMLEEARPYFEEEVLPFLNRMGELMDDVTSYELPERLPNGDIIIRRSPDAPPFEPEVGENGDVEL, encoded by the coding sequence ATGAAACACGCAATAGCAGTGAGTTTGACCGCCGGGGCGTTGGCGTTAGCGACGCCTGCGGCGGCGCAGGACGACAGCGATCTGAGCGAGGGTCTGGGCCTTTTGGGCGAAGGCGCGCAGATGATCCTGGAAGGTCTGATGGAGGAAATGCGGCCGATGCTGGAAGAGGCCCGGCCCTATTTCGAAGAAGAGGTATTGCCGTTCCTGAACCGTATGGGCGAGTTGATGGATGATGTGACGTCCTACGAACTGCCCGAACGGTTGCCCAATGGCGATATCATCATTCGCCGCTCTCCCGACGCGCCTCCGTTTGAGCCGGAAGTGGGTGAAAACGGCGACGTCGAGCTTTGA
- a CDS encoding endonuclease/exonuclease/phosphatase family protein, with amino-acid sequence MRIATYNVEWFHTLFDGAGGLIRDDSWSGRRDVTKAKQTEALITVFRALDADAVLVVEAPDCSRGRDGVAALRNFAEEAGIRARAVCMGFANDTQQELMLLYDPDVITARHDPVDLGAPGFETEFRIDLDIDASEDVVQFSKPPLEVALETPVGPLRLIGAHVKSKAPHGARNEADVMRLAIANRRKQLAQCIWLRRRVEAHLKRGEALIVAGDLNDGPGLDEYEALFGRSGLEIVLGREAEASQQMYDPHAAQALQSRISAAPTTARFFLRHEGRYLQALLDYVMVSPDLRTRAKGWHIWHPFDDPACWGQPEVRDALLTASDHFPVSLDLEAL; translated from the coding sequence ATGCGGATCGCAACCTATAACGTGGAATGGTTCCACACGCTGTTCGATGGCGCGGGCGGGTTGATCCGCGACGATAGCTGGTCGGGTCGGCGGGATGTGACCAAGGCGAAGCAGACGGAAGCGCTAATCACGGTGTTTCGCGCGCTCGACGCCGACGCGGTTTTAGTGGTGGAGGCGCCGGATTGCTCGCGGGGGCGCGACGGCGTTGCCGCGCTGCGCAATTTCGCGGAAGAAGCCGGCATAAGAGCGCGCGCGGTTTGCATGGGCTTTGCCAACGACACCCAGCAGGAGTTGATGCTGTTGTACGATCCGGACGTGATCACCGCGCGGCATGACCCGGTGGACCTCGGCGCGCCGGGGTTCGAAACCGAGTTTCGGATCGATCTGGATATTGATGCGTCCGAAGATGTCGTGCAGTTCTCCAAGCCGCCGCTGGAAGTGGCGCTGGAGACGCCTGTGGGCCCTCTGCGCCTGATCGGGGCGCATGTGAAATCGAAAGCGCCCCACGGCGCGCGCAACGAGGCCGATGTCATGCGGCTGGCGATTGCCAACAGGCGCAAGCAGTTGGCGCAGTGTATCTGGCTACGGCGGCGCGTGGAGGCACATCTCAAGCGCGGCGAGGCGCTGATCGTGGCCGGTGATCTGAATGACGGTCCCGGGCTTGATGAATACGAGGCGCTGTTCGGGCGCTCGGGCCTTGAGATTGTTCTGGGTCGGGAGGCGGAGGCTTCGCAGCAGATGTACGACCCCCATGCGGCACAGGCCTTGCAGTCGAGGATTTCCGCCGCGCCCACGACGGCGCGGTTCTTCCTACGCCATGAGGGGCGGTATCTGCAGGCGCTTTTGGATTACGTGATGGTCTCACCCGATTTGCGGACGCGCGCAAAGGGCTGGCATATCTGGCATCCGTTTGATGATCCGGCCTGTTGGGGCCAGCCAGAGGTGCGCGATGCCCTCCTGACCGCTTCTGACCATTTCCCCGTCAGCCTTGATCTTGAGGCCCTGTGA
- a CDS encoding TerB family tellurite resistance protein yields the protein MSLWSRISDALEALRQGEGLSEVFSRLRSPPERTVAFTIAVIALSAKMAKADGLVTRDEVTAFREVFHIPPADEPAAARVFNMAREDVAGFETYAERIARMFRVEGQPCGVDSVLCDLMEGLFHIAAADGEYHPAEDAFLARVAEIFGMERPAFERLRARHAPDYGPDPYTVLGVSPDAGLDEIRDAWRAEVRETHPDRMIARGVPEEAVRLAERRMQAINRAWEEIQAGRAA from the coding sequence ATGTCGCTTTGGTCTCGCATATCAGACGCGCTGGAAGCGCTGCGCCAGGGGGAAGGCCTGTCAGAGGTCTTTTCACGCCTGCGCTCACCACCGGAGCGGACGGTTGCCTTCACCATCGCCGTGATCGCGTTGTCGGCGAAGATGGCGAAGGCCGATGGTTTGGTGACGCGCGATGAGGTGACGGCGTTCCGCGAGGTCTTCCACATACCCCCCGCCGATGAGCCTGCCGCTGCTCGCGTGTTCAACATGGCCCGCGAGGATGTGGCGGGGTTTGAGACCTATGCCGAACGCATTGCGCGGATGTTTCGGGTCGAGGGCCAGCCCTGTGGCGTCGACAGCGTTTTGTGTGACCTGATGGAGGGGCTGTTTCACATCGCGGCGGCGGATGGCGAATACCACCCGGCCGAGGATGCCTTTTTGGCGCGTGTAGCCGAGATATTCGGGATGGAACGGCCTGCATTCGAGCGCCTGCGCGCCCGCCATGCGCCGGATTATGGGCCTGATCCTTATACGGTGCTGGGAGTCTCACCGGACGCCGGTCTTGATGAGATTCGTGACGCCTGGCGGGCCGAGGTGCGAGAGACGCATCCCGACCGGATGATTGCACGCGGCGTGCCGGAGGAGGCTGTGCGGCTGGCCGAGCGGCGGATGCAGGCGATCAACCGGGCCTGGGAAGAAATACAGGCGGGCCGGGCCGCGTGA
- a CDS encoding N-acetyltransferase family protein, with amino-acid sequence MIRRATSEDLPAVLALWNEVIRETTITFTSAPKTEDQIAKVLADQPVFVPEIDGVCCGFGTYGQFRGGDGYARTMEHAIYLNDAARGRGLGRALLEALKDSAREDGAQSLIGGISGENAGGLAFHAAMGFVEVGRVPEAGHKFGRYLDLVLMQKML; translated from the coding sequence GTGATCCGACGCGCAACTTCTGAAGATTTGCCCGCCGTTCTGGCGCTGTGGAATGAGGTGATCCGTGAGACGACGATCACGTTCACTTCTGCCCCGAAAACCGAAGATCAGATCGCCAAGGTCCTGGCCGACCAGCCGGTGTTCGTGCCGGAGATCGACGGGGTTTGCTGCGGGTTTGGGACCTATGGGCAATTCCGGGGCGGCGACGGATATGCGCGCACGATGGAGCACGCGATCTACCTGAACGACGCGGCGCGGGGACGCGGGCTTGGACGTGCTCTACTGGAAGCGCTGAAAGACAGCGCCCGCGAGGACGGGGCGCAATCGCTGATCGGCGGCATCTCAGGTGAGAATGCGGGCGGCTTGGCCTTTCACGCGGCGATGGGCTTTGTTGAGGTCGGCCGTGTACCGGAAGCCGGACACAAGTTCGGGCGATATCTGGACCTTGTGCTGATGCAGAAGATGCTGTGA
- a CDS encoding VOC family protein, which translates to MHWTRGLSACNGLSDLRGIGYDRAMLTLDHIVVTTSDLAEGVADVEARLGQELLPGGQHAAMGTHNRLLSLGSDAYFEVIAVDPEGTSPVQPRWYNLDARGPGTGLTHWAARCDDLEAALAAAPEGCGVPWSLERGDLRWRMAVPETGQTPFDGLFPALIQWDTPPPVLKDTGVRLADLRLLTPEPDALRAALEPILTDEWIMIDYAETPRIEAVLRTSGGVVTL; encoded by the coding sequence TTGCATTGGACACGAGGTCTATCGGCGTGCAACGGGCTTTCCGACCTGCGGGGCATCGGTTACGACAGGGCCATGCTGACATTGGATCATATCGTCGTCACAACCAGCGATTTGGCTGAAGGCGTGGCAGATGTTGAGGCGCGTCTGGGGCAAGAGCTTCTGCCCGGCGGGCAGCACGCGGCGATGGGCACGCATAATCGGCTGCTCTCACTGGGGTCGGATGCCTATTTCGAGGTGATCGCGGTGGACCCTGAAGGGACTTCGCCGGTTCAGCCGCGCTGGTACAATCTGGATGCGCGCGGGCCGGGCACGGGGCTGACCCATTGGGCGGCGCGGTGTGATGATCTGGAGGCCGCTTTGGCCGCCGCGCCGGAGGGCTGTGGTGTTCCGTGGTCGCTGGAGCGCGGCGATTTGCGGTGGCGCATGGCGGTGCCCGAGACGGGGCAGACGCCATTTGACGGGCTGTTTCCCGCGTTAATCCAATGGGATACGCCGCCGCCAGTTTTGAAGGATACAGGGGTGCGATTGGCGGATCTGCGGCTGCTGACGCCTGAGCCAGACGCGCTGCGGGCGGCGCTGGAGCCCATCCTGACGGACGAGTGGATCATGATTGACTACGCGGAAACGCCCCGGATCGAAGCGGTTTTGCGTACAAGCGGCGGTGTGGTGACGTTGTGA
- a CDS encoding 5-formyltetrahydrofolate cyclo-ligase has translation MTDDPKAAARKTAFAARKVAHATVQATPATEHLLATIGPAKGSIIAGYMPIRTEISPLPAMTALHAAGARLCVPVIEAAGHPLDFREWTPDCAMESGPFGAQVPAKGDWLTPDTLIVPLVAFDARLKRLGYGGGFYDRTLERLRNAAPTRAIGFAYAAQELPDVPQEPTDQPLDALVTENGRLAPPPTAE, from the coding sequence ATGACCGATGATCCCAAAGCCGCCGCTCGCAAAACCGCTTTCGCCGCTCGCAAGGTCGCCCATGCCACCGTGCAGGCCACCCCGGCGACCGAGCACCTGCTGGCCACCATCGGCCCCGCCAAGGGCAGCATCATCGCGGGCTACATGCCGATCCGCACCGAAATCTCACCCCTGCCAGCGATGACCGCCCTCCACGCCGCAGGCGCGCGCCTCTGTGTGCCGGTCATCGAAGCCGCAGGCCACCCCCTCGACTTCCGCGAATGGACGCCCGATTGCGCCATGGAAAGCGGCCCGTTCGGTGCACAAGTTCCGGCAAAGGGCGACTGGCTCACCCCCGATACCCTCATTGTTCCGCTTGTGGCCTTTGACGCGCGCCTCAAACGCCTCGGCTATGGCGGCGGATTCTACGACCGCACGTTAGAGCGCCTGCGCAACGCCGCCCCCACCCGCGCCATCGGCTTCGCCTACGCCGCGCAGGAGCTGCCAGATGTCCCGCAAGAACCCACCGACCAGCCCCTCGATGCGCTGGTCACAGAAAACGGCAGGCTTGCCCCGCCGCCCACAGCGGAATAA
- a CDS encoding TIGR00282 family metallophosphoesterase translates to MRILFLGDVMGRAGRAAITNRLAQLKTDWRVDFAVVNGENATSGSGLSGAHAKTLLDGGADCITLGDHAFDQKDMLQFIETEPRIIRPLNFSAQAPGKGARLFDVKGRKILVAQALGQVFMKRPFADPFSALEAALKQLGGQAAARIVDFHAEATSEKMAMGHFLDGRASLVVGTHTHVPTADAMILPGGTGYLTDAGMCGDYNSVIGMEKREPLRRFLTGMPKERFTPAAGDATLSGALIETGADGKATSITPIREGGRLQTSTP, encoded by the coding sequence ATGCGTATTCTCTTCCTCGGCGATGTCATGGGCCGCGCGGGCCGCGCCGCCATCACCAACCGCCTCGCCCAACTCAAAACCGACTGGCGCGTCGACTTCGCCGTGGTGAATGGCGAAAACGCGACCTCGGGCTCGGGCCTTTCCGGCGCCCATGCCAAGACCTTGCTCGACGGCGGGGCCGATTGCATCACCCTCGGCGATCATGCCTTCGACCAGAAGGATATGCTCCAGTTCATCGAGACTGAGCCGCGCATCATCCGCCCGCTCAACTTCTCCGCCCAGGCCCCGGGCAAAGGCGCGCGCCTCTTCGACGTGAAAGGCCGTAAAATCCTCGTGGCCCAAGCCCTCGGCCAGGTCTTTATGAAGCGCCCCTTTGCGGACCCGTTCTCGGCCCTTGAGGCTGCGCTGAAGCAACTCGGTGGCCAAGCCGCCGCGCGCATCGTCGATTTCCATGCGGAGGCGACGTCAGAGAAGATGGCCATGGGCCACTTCCTCGATGGCCGCGCCTCGCTTGTCGTGGGCACCCACACGCATGTCCCCACCGCCGACGCGATGATCCTGCCCGGCGGCACCGGCTACCTGACCGACGCTGGCATGTGCGGCGACTACAATTCCGTCATCGGGATGGAGAAAAGGGAACCACTCCGCCGCTTCCTGACCGGCATGCCGAAGGAACGCTTCACCCCCGCCGCAGGTGATGCGACCCTTTCGGGCGCCCTGATCGAGACCGGCGCAGACGGCAAAGCCACCAGCATCACCCCGATCCGAGAGGGCGGGCGGCTGCAAACCTCCACTCCATGA